One genomic region from Ornithinicoccus hortensis encodes:
- a CDS encoding ABC-F family ATP-binding cassette domain-containing protein, with translation MSSTTPPTSAHTASITASGLTFAWPDGDVVFDNLSLVVPPGRSGLVGSNGTGKSTLLKLIGGALRPSAGSITTAGEVGYLPQDLALRAAQPVTEFLGIGPVLAAIAAVTSGDASPEHFDTIGDAWDIEERAEAQLARLGLPAGVLHRRLGELSGGETVQLGLTRLFLQGPDVLLLDEPTNNLDRVARQRLYETVAAFRGALLVVSHDRDLLERVDQIGDLRDGSVTWYGGGFTAYREQVEVEQEAAAQAVRTAKADVRKQQRELVETQTKLDRRKRYGKKMQQQGRVPPIVAGNLKRAAQVSAARLTDQHTGDVARARERLDRAESRLREDAEIRVDLPGSRVPAGRDVLVLTDLVLRHGRTVDLHLRGPERVALTGPNGSGKTTLLHTITGDIPPRSGTVDLRVPSRLLPQRLDVLDDELSLVANLARFAPQAETNALRAALARFRIRGGDAERTVSTLSGGERFRATLAALLLAEPTPQLLVLDEPTNNLDLLSVEQLVSALSQYRGALLVASHDERFLAEIGITRTFDLGQETGDV, from the coding sequence ATGTCTTCGACCACTCCACCCACTTCTGCCCATACGGCCTCCATAACCGCGAGTGGGCTGACCTTTGCCTGGCCCGACGGTGACGTCGTCTTCGACAACCTGAGCCTGGTGGTGCCGCCCGGACGGTCCGGGCTGGTCGGGTCCAACGGCACTGGCAAGTCGACCCTGTTGAAGTTGATCGGCGGCGCTCTGCGTCCCAGCGCCGGCAGCATCACCACCGCCGGGGAGGTCGGCTATCTGCCGCAGGACCTTGCCCTGCGTGCCGCGCAACCAGTCACCGAGTTCCTGGGCATCGGGCCGGTCCTGGCCGCCATCGCGGCCGTGACCTCGGGTGATGCCTCCCCGGAACACTTCGACACCATCGGTGACGCCTGGGACATCGAGGAACGTGCCGAGGCCCAACTGGCACGGCTCGGCCTGCCTGCGGGGGTGCTGCACCGGCGCCTAGGCGAACTGTCCGGCGGCGAGACGGTGCAGCTCGGCCTGACCCGACTGTTCCTCCAGGGACCCGATGTCCTGCTGCTCGACGAGCCGACGAACAACCTCGACCGGGTCGCTCGCCAGCGGCTCTACGAGACGGTCGCCGCCTTCCGGGGGGCACTGCTCGTGGTCAGCCACGATCGCGACCTGCTGGAACGGGTCGACCAGATCGGCGACCTGCGCGACGGTTCGGTGACCTGGTACGGCGGCGGATTCACGGCATACCGGGAACAGGTCGAGGTAGAGCAGGAGGCGGCCGCCCAGGCGGTGCGGACCGCGAAGGCAGACGTCCGCAAGCAGCAGCGCGAGCTGGTCGAGACGCAGACCAAGCTGGATCGGCGCAAGCGGTACGGGAAGAAGATGCAGCAGCAGGGTCGGGTCCCCCCGATCGTGGCCGGCAACCTCAAGCGCGCCGCGCAGGTGTCGGCCGCGCGGCTGACCGATCAGCACACCGGGGACGTGGCCCGTGCCCGGGAACGCCTGGACCGGGCCGAGTCACGGCTCCGGGAGGACGCCGAGATCCGGGTCGACCTGCCGGGCTCCCGAGTGCCTGCCGGCCGTGACGTCCTCGTGTTGACGGACCTTGTGCTGCGTCACGGACGGACCGTGGACCTGCACCTACGTGGTCCCGAGCGGGTGGCCCTGACCGGACCGAACGGGTCCGGCAAGACGACCCTGCTGCACACGATCACCGGCGACATCCCGCCGCGGTCCGGCACAGTGGACCTACGCGTGCCCAGCCGACTGCTGCCGCAGCGGCTCGACGTCCTGGACGACGAGCTGAGCCTCGTGGCGAACCTGGCACGGTTCGCGCCGCAGGCCGAGACGAACGCGCTGCGGGCCGCGCTGGCCCGGTTCCGGATCCGCGGCGGCGACGCAGAACGGACCGTGAGTACCCTCTCGGGTGGCGAGCGTTTCCGCGCCACACTGGCGGCGCTGCTGTTGGCTGAGCCCACCCCACAGTTGTTGGTCCTGGACGAGCCCACGAACAACCTGGACCTGCTCAGCGTGGAACAGCTCGTGTCGGCGCTGTCCCAGTACCGCGGGGCGCTGCTGGTCGCCAGCCACGACGAGCGGTTCCTGGCCGAGATCGGGATCACCCGGACCTTCGACCTCGGCCAGGAGACCGGCGACGTGTGA
- a CDS encoding carbon starvation CstA family protein, with translation MNSVLLAFIGVAMILLGYALYSKYLANRIYRLEPNFQTPANELRDGVDYVPTNKYILWGHHFTSVAGAAPIVGPAVAVIWGWLPAFLWVTIGTVFFAGMHDLGALWASVRNKGKSMGALSSRYIGARGANLFLVVIFLLLLMVNAAFAVVISGLLVSTPTAVIPTWGAIAVALLVGQAIYRYKWNLAVVSVVGVVALYSLILLGDRFPVSLPDTVLGLPAASAWIVILFLYAAVASILPVWMLLQPRDYINGLQLFIGLGLLYGSFLFAGRDLVAPAFNDNVPEGTPSIVPLLFVTIACGAISGFHGMVSSGTSSKQLDKETDARFVGYFGAVGEGLLALGAIIATTAGFRTLADWENVYAAFNDGGVKAFVDGGGALMNAGLGLSTSLSATVLATMAVLFAATTMDTGVRLQRFVVQEAGDIMGFSLGKVSSTIVVVVVALALTFGAGADGSGGLLIWPLFGTTNQLLAGLTLGILAVMLLRKKRNAWPIVLPMVFVLVMTVYALFVQLGTFYNDQNWLLLVLDVVILIAAVWVIVESVGAMNRARKGEDADDEELEPARGSGAE, from the coding sequence GTGAACTCAGTGCTCCTCGCATTCATCGGTGTGGCGATGATCCTGCTGGGATACGCCCTCTACTCCAAGTACCTGGCCAATCGGATCTACCGACTCGAGCCCAACTTCCAGACGCCTGCAAACGAATTGCGCGATGGCGTGGACTACGTGCCCACCAACAAGTACATCCTGTGGGGTCACCACTTCACCTCGGTGGCCGGCGCCGCGCCGATCGTCGGACCCGCGGTGGCCGTGATCTGGGGGTGGCTGCCGGCCTTCCTCTGGGTGACCATCGGCACCGTGTTCTTCGCCGGGATGCATGACTTGGGGGCCCTGTGGGCCTCGGTCCGCAACAAGGGCAAGTCGATGGGCGCGCTATCCAGTCGCTACATCGGTGCCCGCGGCGCGAACCTGTTCCTGGTGGTCATCTTCCTGCTGCTGCTCATGGTCAACGCGGCCTTCGCCGTGGTCATCTCCGGGCTGCTGGTCTCCACTCCCACCGCAGTCATACCGACGTGGGGTGCCATCGCGGTGGCGCTGCTCGTCGGGCAGGCGATCTACCGGTACAAGTGGAACCTCGCGGTCGTGTCCGTGGTCGGTGTCGTCGCGCTGTACAGCCTGATCCTGTTGGGTGACCGCTTCCCGGTCTCGCTGCCCGACACGGTGCTTGGCCTGCCGGCCGCGTCCGCCTGGATCGTCATCCTGTTCCTCTACGCCGCGGTCGCATCGATCCTGCCGGTATGGATGCTGCTGCAGCCGCGCGACTACATCAACGGGCTGCAGTTGTTCATCGGCCTGGGGCTGCTCTACGGCTCTTTCCTGTTTGCTGGCCGGGACCTGGTCGCCCCGGCGTTCAACGACAACGTCCCGGAGGGCACCCCGAGCATCGTGCCGCTGCTGTTCGTCACCATCGCTTGCGGCGCGATCTCCGGCTTCCACGGGATGGTCTCCTCGGGTACCAGCTCCAAGCAACTGGACAAGGAGACCGACGCCCGCTTCGTCGGCTATTTCGGCGCGGTCGGCGAGGGCCTGCTGGCGCTCGGTGCGATTATCGCCACGACGGCCGGGTTCCGCACGCTGGCCGACTGGGAGAATGTCTACGCCGCGTTCAACGACGGCGGTGTGAAGGCCTTCGTCGACGGGGGTGGTGCCCTGATGAACGCCGGTCTCGGCCTCTCGACCTCCCTGAGCGCCACAGTGCTGGCCACCATGGCGGTCCTCTTCGCAGCGACGACGATGGACACAGGGGTACGGCTACAGCGCTTTGTTGTGCAGGAGGCCGGCGACATCATGGGCTTCAGCCTGGGCAAGGTCTCCTCCACGATCGTGGTGGTGGTCGTGGCGCTCGCGTTGACCTTCGGAGCCGGAGCGGACGGATCCGGTGGGCTGCTGATCTGGCCGCTGTTCGGCACCACGAACCAGCTGCTCGCGGGCCTGACGCTGGGAATCCTTGCGGTGATGCTGTTGCGCAAGAAGCGCAACGCCTGGCCGATCGTGCTGCCGATGGTCTTCGTCCTGGTGATGACGGTGTACGCCCTGTTCGTCCAGCTGGGCACCTTCTACAACGACCAGAACTGGCTGCTGCTGGTGCTCGACGTGGTGATCCTGATCGCCGCGGTCTGGGTGATCGTCGAATCGGTGGGCGCCATGAATCGGGCCCGCAAGGGCGAGGACGCCGACGACGAGGAGCTGGAACCCGCCCGGGGCAGCGGTGCCGAGTGA